TTGTAAAGAATGTAGTGTCCTATTTGATTGAATAGTGCTTCATGAATTGATTGCCGTTTTTGAGTTTTCATGGAAGCCGAAAGACGATCACTCAGGAATGGTGCTTGTGGTTTGTCATGTCCGATGTCGGGACGAGCCTAATCCGGCCCAGATTCTTGTTGCAAGCCAATGGGCGGCAATACGGTTGCTCCTCGGCAAGTTCAAGATATCGCCGCAAGTTGCTGGCAGTCGTTTCAATGTCATTCCTCGCAGGCGCGAGCGACGGGATTTTCCGTCCCGGTCGCCCGCCAGAGCTTCAGGCCCTTATGAAGCCTTTCTCACTTTCACTGGCAACCCTTGCCTGACCACTGCTCCCGACACCCAGTCGATCCAGACATTGTCCTTTGCCGGTCGGGTTGGATCGACAAAGCCCAGAGCATTGAGATTCACGCCATTGCCGTGCTGTGGGTTGGCATGGGTGGGCTGGCCGTCAACCTTGTGAGCCACGGTGCCCAGTTGCTTGTGACCGTAGCCGTGCTCAATGGCGATCGCACCGGGCGCAATACCAGCGCGTACCAAGGCCACGCCTTGGAGTTTGCCGCCGGGGGTGCTGAGTTCGATGTGGTCGCCATTGGCGATGCCCAGTTTTGCCGCGTCGGCCTTGTTGATGCTCACAGGATTGTGAGGGTGCACCTGGCGCAGGCGTGAGGCGGCGATGGACATGCTGCTCATCAAGTTGGACTTGTAGCTGGTCATGGTCAGCGGCCAGTCTTGTTCGGAAAACACTTGGCGCATGTCCGAGCCGTCGGCCAGGCGCGTGGGGTACCAGGTGGGGCAGCCGCTGTAGCGCTCGCCGGTCATGGAGTGGCGCATCCTGGACAGACCTTCGTGCCAGAAAGTGGCCGGGAACTTGGCCTGAAGCTTGAGCTGGTCGTCTTTCCATGCGTCTTCAACCCTGTCGAAGCGGCCGCCACGGCTCATGACCATGGCGACGCGGCGCACTTCTTCGGGGGCGACACGCTGCTCCAGCGATGGCATCCATTTCTCGAGGCCGGTGATTTTTATGTCGTCATCGCTGGCTTCGGGTACAGGCTTGCCGGCCTGATAGGCGATATTGCACATGCCGCGCAGGTAGAAGTCTTCGGCGTTTTCCAGGTCCAGCAGCTCGCCTTGCTTGGTGCTCATCGCATTCTTGCCAAAACCTGGCAGACCCAATTGCTTGGCCACGGCAAAGATGAAGGTCTCGAAGCTGATGGTTTGGCCGTCTGCCGTTTTGGCAGTGGCGGCTTCTACCGTGGGCCAGCGCACTGTGCTGCTCTTGGCTACGACGTCGGCCCAGGGCGCTCCAATGCCCCAGCTCTCATAGGTGACGGTGTCTGGCACGATGTAGTCGGCCAGAGCAGAGGTCTCGTTGATGAAGGGGTCCACCGAGACAAACAGCGGTAGCTTCTTCACGTCCTTGACCGAGTCTGCCAGGGCATTCTCGAAGCCGCACATGGCATAGATGGGGTTGCTGATGTGGTTGATCCAGGCTTTGACCGGGTAGGGGTAGCCCAGCATGCCGGCGGCCAGCATCTCGCTGGAAAGGCCGCCAGGCGCGGGGTACCAGGGCGCCTTGGCGGGGTAGGGGTTCTGGCCCGCTTCCTTTTTGCGCTTGAATTCGCTGGTCTTTTCGTAAGGGAAGCGGGTGCGTGACAGGGCCACGCCCCGGGGTTTGACTGCGCCTTCAAACTGCGCAAAGTTGTATCGCGGTCCCGGGCCAAAGGGGCCGAACGGGCCGGCATCCATGACCCAGCCGCCGCGCACATTGAGGTTGCCGATGAGGTTGTTGAGCATGGCAATGGCATAGGCGGTGTAAAAGCCCGAGCCATTCATGGTGCCGCCGTGCGAGTTGGCCACGGCCTGTTTGCCATGACTGGTGAATTCGCGCGCCAACTCCTCGATCTCCTTGACGGGCACGCCGCACAGGGTCGCGTATTCCTCCAGCGTCTTC
This region of Comamonas thiooxydans genomic DNA includes:
- a CDS encoding tetrathionate reductase subunit A, which codes for MNDKKLSPGQSQDVEADRTDAGRRRMLLRGGAVAGGLAAFAAGYGETVAKGAKGLITGSSGKATQSATRGNSLTPEFRIDPVSGKLTTQPGQVVSPSSCLGCWTQCGVRVRVDTADNRIIRIAGNPYHPLATTHPAPMETPVREVYAMLGGDNGLEGRATSCARGSAMLEHQKAPHRVLKPLKRVGPRGSGQWKSITLEELVQEICEGGDLFGEGHVDGLRAIRDVSTLIDEANPEYGPKSNQLLVTEAANEGRTPLVNRFAKQSFGTINVSNHGSYCGQTYRVGTGAALGDMAGMPHGKPDWTHSRFGLFIGTSPAQSGNPFQRVGRELAEARSRGENTYRYVVVSPMLPTSSSHAAGDNNRWLPVKPGSDLALAMGLIRWIIDNERYDKQFLTQPGPAAMASVGEASWSNATHLLVNEPKHPRYGQFLRGADIGLPMPDSIDEKTPAEDVYVVQLSDGSLAAHTVAQPAELVAEREFTPIKAADATEEPAPIAVCTAFVKLRAEAHRKTLEEYATLCGVPVKEIEELAREFTSHGKQAVANSHGGTMNGSGFYTAYAIAMLNNLIGNLNVRGGWVMDAGPFGPFGPGPRYNFAQFEGAVKPRGVALSRTRFPYEKTSEFKRKKEAGQNPYPAKAPWYPAPGGLSSEMLAAGMLGYPYPVKAWINHISNPIYAMCGFENALADSVKDVKKLPLFVSVDPFINETSALADYIVPDTVTYESWGIGAPWADVVAKSSTVRWPTVEAATAKTADGQTISFETFIFAVAKQLGLPGFGKNAMSTKQGELLDLENAEDFYLRGMCNIAYQAGKPVPEASDDDIKITGLEKWMPSLEQRVAPEEVRRVAMVMSRGGRFDRVEDAWKDDQLKLQAKFPATFWHEGLSRMRHSMTGERYSGCPTWYPTRLADGSDMRQVFSEQDWPLTMTSYKSNLMSSMSIAASRLRQVHPHNPVSINKADAAKLGIANGDHIELSTPGGKLQGVALVRAGIAPGAIAIEHGYGHKQLGTVAHKVDGQPTHANPQHGNGVNLNALGFVDPTRPAKDNVWIDWVSGAVVRQGLPVKVRKAS